A part of Aegilops tauschii subsp. strangulata cultivar AL8/78 chromosome 2, Aet v6.0, whole genome shotgun sequence genomic DNA contains:
- the LOC109744463 gene encoding histone deacetylase 9 isoform X1: MLEKDRISYFYDGDVGNVYFGPNHPMKPHRLCMTHHLVLSYDLHKKMEIYRPHKAYPTELAQFHSADYVEFLHRITPDTQHLYASELTRYNLGEDCPVFDDLFEFCQIYAGGTLDAARRLNHKTCDIAINWAGGLHHAKKCEASGFCYINDLVLGILELLKYHARVLYIDIDVHHGDGVEEAFYFTDRVMTVSFHKYGDMFFPGTGDIKDIGDREGKYYAINIPLKDGIDDTSFTRLFKTIIAKVVETYLPGAIVLQCGADSLARDRLGCFNLSIEGHAECVKFVKKFKIPLLVTGGGGYTKENVARCWAVETGVLLDTELPNEIPDNEYIEYFGPDYTLKVPNLNMDNLNSKTYLSSIKVQVMESLRAIQHAPGVQMQEVPPDFYVPDFDEDELDPDERVDQHTQDKQVHRDDEYYEGDNDNDHDDGGH, encoded by the exons ATGTTGGAGAAAGACAGGATATCCTATTTCTACGATG GGGATGTTGGCAATGTGTACTTTGGGCCAAATCATCCGATGAAACCGCATCGCCTTTGCATGACACATCATCTCGTGTTATCATATGATCTTcacaagaaaatggagatatat AGACCCCACAAAGCATATCCAACAGAGCTTGCGCAGTTCCATTCTGCTGATTATGTGGAATTCTTGCACCGAATAACTCCTGATACCCAGCACTTGTATGCAAGTGAATTAACTAGAT ACAACCTTGGAGAGGACTGCCCAGTCTTTGATGATTTGTTTGAGTTCTGCCAAATCTATGCTGGAGGAACTCTAG ATGCGGCTCGAAGACTAAATCATAAAACATGTGATATTGCTATTAATTGGGCTGGTGGGCTGCATCATGCAAAGAAGTGTGAGGCGTCAGGCTTCTGCTACATTAATGACCTAGTTTTGGGAATTCTCGAGCTTCTCAAGTATCATGCTAGGGTTCTCTATATTGACATTGATGTCCATCATGGAGATGGAGTTGAAGAAGCCTTCTATTTCACTGACAG GGTAATGACTGTAAGTTTCCACAAGTATGGTGACATGTTCTTTCCTGGCACAGGTGATATTAAG GATATAGGAGACAGGGAAGGAAAATATTATGCCATCAACATCCCACTTAAAGATGGCATAGACGACACCAGCTTTACTCGGCTTTTTAAAACG ATTATTGCCAAAGTTGTTGAGACATATCTGCCAGGTGCTATTGTTCTTCAATGTGGGGCTGATTCATTGGCGCGAGACCGCCTAGGGTGTTTCAATCTTTCAATTGAAG GCCATGCTGAATGTGTAAAGTTTGTTAAGAAATTTAAAATTCCTCTGCTG GTGACAGGAGGTGGTGGGTACACCAAAGAGAATGTAGCACGCTGCTGGGCTGTTGAAACTGGGGTTCTTCTAGACACAGAGCTCCCAAATG AGATCCCTGACAATGAATACATTGAGTACTTCGGTCCAGATTATACATTGAAAGTACCGAATCTGAACATG GACAACTTGAATAGTAAGACGTATCTCAGTTCAATCAAAGTGCAAGTAATGGAGAGTTTGCGGGCCATACAACATGCACCTGGCGTTCAGATGCAAGAG GTTCCACCCGATTTCTATGTCCCGGATTTTGATGAAGACGAGCTGGATCCTGATGAACGTGTTGATC AGCATACCCAAGACAAGCAGGTTCATCGTGACGACGAGTACTATGAAGGCGACAACGACAATGATCACGATGACGGCGGACATTGA
- the LOC109744463 gene encoding histone deacetylase 9 isoform X2 produces the protein MIFTRKWRYMSRPHKAYPTELAQFHSADYVEFLHRITPDTQHLYASELTRYNLGEDCPVFDDLFEFCQIYAGGTLDAARRLNHKTCDIAINWAGGLHHAKKCEASGFCYINDLVLGILELLKYHARVLYIDIDVHHGDGVEEAFYFTDRVMTVSFHKYGDMFFPGTGDIKDIGDREGKYYAINIPLKDGIDDTSFTRLFKTIIAKVVETYLPGAIVLQCGADSLARDRLGCFNLSIEGHAECVKFVKKFKIPLLVTGGGGYTKENVARCWAVETGVLLDTELPNEIPDNEYIEYFGPDYTLKVPNLNMDNLNSKTYLSSIKVQVMESLRAIQHAPGVQMQEVPPDFYVPDFDEDELDPDERVDQHTQDKQVHRDDEYYEGDNDNDHDDGGH, from the exons ATGATCTTcacaagaaaatggagatatatGTCG AGACCCCACAAAGCATATCCAACAGAGCTTGCGCAGTTCCATTCTGCTGATTATGTGGAATTCTTGCACCGAATAACTCCTGATACCCAGCACTTGTATGCAAGTGAATTAACTAGAT ACAACCTTGGAGAGGACTGCCCAGTCTTTGATGATTTGTTTGAGTTCTGCCAAATCTATGCTGGAGGAACTCTAG ATGCGGCTCGAAGACTAAATCATAAAACATGTGATATTGCTATTAATTGGGCTGGTGGGCTGCATCATGCAAAGAAGTGTGAGGCGTCAGGCTTCTGCTACATTAATGACCTAGTTTTGGGAATTCTCGAGCTTCTCAAGTATCATGCTAGGGTTCTCTATATTGACATTGATGTCCATCATGGAGATGGAGTTGAAGAAGCCTTCTATTTCACTGACAG GGTAATGACTGTAAGTTTCCACAAGTATGGTGACATGTTCTTTCCTGGCACAGGTGATATTAAG GATATAGGAGACAGGGAAGGAAAATATTATGCCATCAACATCCCACTTAAAGATGGCATAGACGACACCAGCTTTACTCGGCTTTTTAAAACG ATTATTGCCAAAGTTGTTGAGACATATCTGCCAGGTGCTATTGTTCTTCAATGTGGGGCTGATTCATTGGCGCGAGACCGCCTAGGGTGTTTCAATCTTTCAATTGAAG GCCATGCTGAATGTGTAAAGTTTGTTAAGAAATTTAAAATTCCTCTGCTG GTGACAGGAGGTGGTGGGTACACCAAAGAGAATGTAGCACGCTGCTGGGCTGTTGAAACTGGGGTTCTTCTAGACACAGAGCTCCCAAATG AGATCCCTGACAATGAATACATTGAGTACTTCGGTCCAGATTATACATTGAAAGTACCGAATCTGAACATG GACAACTTGAATAGTAAGACGTATCTCAGTTCAATCAAAGTGCAAGTAATGGAGAGTTTGCGGGCCATACAACATGCACCTGGCGTTCAGATGCAAGAG GTTCCACCCGATTTCTATGTCCCGGATTTTGATGAAGACGAGCTGGATCCTGATGAACGTGTTGATC AGCATACCCAAGACAAGCAGGTTCATCGTGACGACGAGTACTATGAAGGCGACAACGACAATGATCACGATGACGGCGGACATTGA